In one Culex quinquefasciatus strain JHB chromosome 2, VPISU_Cqui_1.0_pri_paternal, whole genome shotgun sequence genomic region, the following are encoded:
- the LOC6040080 gene encoding tubulin polyglutamylase complex subunit 2, which translates to MSTIKNVVDLDDMFYENLSLGLAKKFADCIPRIVQVTCEKRLPCEKAQVTAWESRHNIYLPDDMKKFYLSTDGFNFYWSYQYSPNDIRRVGHIHFPHLIQITLVRDNIDTILSSSPNTAVTIPPIIRQSNYIDSTSGYLNHLNLNSRSKIFELSTITDLAKVCLVYETPESSNPKIFLLEMGTFKWQFLADTFTEYLRMSIAHLGLPYWELCFSSCGLPSWTEQLFLLLAPHLLEKNENRRLKNIVCVNENPPYNVLDPAVFRTKPRCSRQNQKNRLNNQG; encoded by the exons ATGAGCACCATTAAAAATGTCGTCGATCTGGACGACATGTTCTACGAGAATCTATCTCTCGGCCTGGCGAAG AAATTTGCAGATTGCATCCCGCGAATCGTGCAA GTGACCTGCGAGAAGCGGCTGCCCTGCGAGAAGGCTCAGGTGACCGCGTGGGAGTCCCGCCACAACATCTACCTGCCGGACGATATGAAAAAGTTCTATCTGTCCACTGATGGGTTCAACTTTTACTGGAGCTACCAATACTCGC CAAACGACATCCGCCGCGTGGGTCACATCCATTTCCCACACTTGATCCAGATTACACTGGTTCGCGACAACATCGACACGATTCTGAGCTCAAGCCCGAACACTGCCGTCACGATACCGCCCATCATTCGCCAGTCGAACTATATCGACTCGACGTCCGGCTATCTGAACCATCTGAATCTGAACTCGCGCAGCAAGATCTTCGAGCTGAGCACCATTACGGATCTGGCCAAGGTCTGTCTGGTGTACGAGACGCCAGAATCGTCGAACCCGAAGATCTTTCTGCTCGAGATGGGCACCTTCAAGTGGCAATTCTTGGCCGATACGTTCACCGAATATCTGCGAATGAGCATCGCCCACCTGGGGCTGCCGTACTGGGAGTTGTGCTTCTCGAGCTGTGGACTGCCGTCGTGGACGGAGCAGCTGTTTCTGCTGCTGGCACCTCATCTGTTGGAGAAGAACGAGAACCGACGGCTGAAGAACATCGTTTGCGTCAACGAGAACCCACCGTACAACGTGCTGGATCCGGCGGTATTTAGGACCAAGCCCCGTTGTTCTCGCCAGAACCAGAAGAATCGGCTGAACAACCAAGGATAA
- the LOC6040079 gene encoding alpha-endosulfine, producing the protein MSSEESTDKTTEQTTTEQTETEEQQQTVSELEQQEEAKMKAKYGGNIGLGGGPRGLGGHSAFLQKRLQKGQKYFDSGDYQMAKQKGGGVKQVFANKVPTGEAIPTPESVPVRKTSIIQQCNKFQS; encoded by the exons ATGAGCTCCGAGGAAAGCACAGACAAAACTACCGAGCAGACCACGACCGAGCAAACGGAGACCGAG GAGCAACAGCAAACGGTCAGCGAGCTCGAGCAGCAGGAGGAGGCCAAAATGAAGGCCAAGTACGGGGGCAACATCGGGCTCGGCGGCGGCCCGCGCGGTCTCGGCGGCCACTCGGCCTTCCTGCAGAAGCGCCTCCAGAAGGGCCAGAAGTACTTCGACTCGGGCGATTACCAGATGGCGAAGCAGAAGGGCGGTGGCGTGAAGCAGGTGTTTGCCAACAAGGTGCCGACCGGAGAGGCCATCCCGACGCCGGAATCCGTGCCAGTGCGGAAAACCTCCATCATCCAGCAGTGCAACAAGTTTCAAAGTTAA
- the LOC6040081 gene encoding anoctamin-4 isoform X1, whose protein sequence is MSDADQAGSNSSSASKSMPSDSVVVVKVSPAKEPGGGESAQTTSTTVSPEGPPGDPDPTTNPTQPRNGSLPEALLYQSSLNVILPNFIEQEQRFSGRQQYLTPPRAIQSSPLTKIRRYSQDSYALPGRFLNRSNEEISQHNEPNQLLMRHSTDNLRGINSIPLKGGSTATPVTSRVTVSMNGGLGNQLNFAGTNANANINKFNVTRTNSTTNTGELDTYGTVSTAPSTHQLHDSTQHVADGNGYHGGSPTEDSAIDTGSSSRHPAVDSSEKTLSTLDDIMESPLLKTPVEKWLEAQDRALDQMKINEEQNRSPDLYSKIFGPKISNTENIPGTPMDTSDIASEINKSFNSSTMSIMNDRRRSSTKLLTGSSPVRTILREENRNSLGGVGGAVTGSLRSKKRKGSEQSGDGNRRPSKQDKEGLDPESLMFRDGRRKIDMILCYEESDDGVMTEEEALKRHQRKVFQENLVKEGLEIELEHKSQAFDEKTYFVKVHIPWRTESRYAEVMNLKLPVKRFITISVKEEESTLRKHQNKWLSYWNKMMSMMDYNYSRIEKEPSFYSATCNGNPEEQFIVKDRCTTFTSAQRSLIVMQILMRARFDDTEKINFIGIRRLLNDGTYLACFPLHEGRYDRNHSTEAVFDRRLLYLEWARPIKWYKKQPLCLVRKYFGDKIALYFCWLGFYTKMLCAPAVVGLLCFLYGLASMDSSDNIPTKEICDKNGPGNITLCPLCDKACSYQQLSESCLFAQLTYLFDNPSTVFFAIFMSFWATTFLEMWKRKQSVLVWEWDLQNIENEEDMRPEFETSVKTFRTNPVTREKEPYMPTWDRAIRFAATSSAVLFMISVVLGAVLGTIIYRISLVSVIYSGGGNFFRTHAKLFTTMTAALINLVIIMILTRIYHKLALFLTNLENPRTQTEYEDSYTIKIFVFEFMNFYSSLIYIAFFKGRFYDYPGDDVARKSEFFRLKGDICDPAGCLSELCIQLAIIMVGKQCWNNFMEYFFPAFYNWWRQRKHKQLTKDESHLHMAWEQDYHLQDPGRLALFDEYLEMIVQYGFVTLFVAAFPLAPLFALLNNIAEIRLDAYKMVTQSRRPLAERVEDIGAWYGILKIITYTAVVSNAFVIAYTSDFIPRMVYKYVYSPHFTLHGYIEHSLSVFNTSDYKEEWGTKGENDPDTCLYRGYRNGPTDNEQYGLSPHYWHVFAARLAFVVIFEHIVFVLTGIMQFIIPDIPVEVKTQIQREQMLAKEAKYQHGLKKSRDTDYEEILHVLREQSNNSRQGVRGSWARRLSRMSDGLDAHVEISNRPRQSLESTVWEVT, encoded by the exons ATGAGTGACGCCGACCAGGCCGGAAGCAACAGTAGTAGTGCTAGTAAATCCATGCCGAGCGATAGCGTAGTCGTAGTGAAAGTTAGCCCCGCCAAGGAACCCGGAGGCGGAGAAAGTGCACAAACCACCAGCACCACCGTATCGCCCGAAGGACCTCCCGGTGACCCGGATCCAACAACCAACCCGACCCAACCCCGCAACGGAAGTCTGCCGGAAGCGTTGCTGTACCAGAGTTCGCTGAACGTGATACTGCCAAACTTTATCGAGCAGGAGCAACGGTTCAGCGGGAGGCAGCAGTATCTGACGCCACCGAGGGCGATTCAGTCGAGTCCGCTGACCAAGATCCGACGGTATAGTCAGGATTCGTACGCGCTGCCGGGGCGTTTTCTGAATCGGAGCAATGAGGAG ATAAGTCAACATAACGAACCGAATCAATTATTAATGCGACACAGCACGGACAACCTGCGAGGTATTAATAGTATCCCCCTGAAGGGTGGTTCCACCGCCACCCCCGTGACCTCCCGAGTGACTGTTAGCATGAATGGTGGGCTGGGCAACCAGCTGAACTTTGCCGGTACCAACGCCAACGCCAACATCAACAAATTCAACGTCACCAGGACGAACAGCACCACCAACACAGGTGAGCTGGACACGTATGGGACGGTGTCTACGGCCCCGTCCACCCATCAGTTGCACGATAGCACGCAGCACGTGGCCGACGGCAACGGTTACCATGGTGGCAGTCCAACCGAGGACTCGGCAATCGACACCGGTTCATCGTCCCGCCATCCGGCGGTAGATTCGAGCGAGAAGACGCTGTCCACGTTGGACGATATTATGGAAAGTCCGCTGCTCAAAACCCCCGTCGAGAAGTGGCTTGAAGCGCAGGACCGCGCGCTGGACCAAATGAAGATCAACGAGGAGCAGAACCGAAG TCCCGATCTTTACAGCAAGATATTCGGCCCCAAGATCAGCAACACCGAGAACATCCCGGGAACGCCGATGGACACGTCGGACATTGCGTCCGAGATCAACAAAAGTTTCAACTCCAGTACGATGAGCATCATGAACGACCGGCGCCGCTCGTCGACGAAACTGCTCACCGGAAGTTCACCAGTGAGGACGATTCTGCGTGAGGAAAATCGGAACAGTTTAGGTGGCGTCGGGGGAGCCGTTACGGGAAGTTTGCGCAGTAAGAAGCGGAAGGGTTCCGAACAGTCTGGCGATGGGAACCGCAGACCGAGCAAGCAGGACAAGGAG GGTCTCGATCCAGAATCGCTAATGTTCCGCGACGGCCGTCGCAAGATCGACATGATCCTCTGTTACGAGGAGTCTGATGACGGCGTTATGACGGAGGAGGAAGCGTTGAAGAGACACCAACGTAAGGTGTTTCAAGAGAACCTGGTGAAGGAGGGTTTGGAGATTGAGTTAGAGCACAAATCGCAGGCGTTCGATGAGAAGACGTACTTTGTTAAGGTACACATCCCGTGGCGAACGGAGTCACGCTACGCCGAGGTGATGAATCTCAAGCTGCCTGTGAAGCGATTCATCACAATCAGTGTGAAG GAAGAAGAATCAACTCTGCGGAAGCATCAGAACAAGTGGCTCAGCTACTGGAATAAGATGATGTCGATGATGGACTACAATTACAGTCGTATCGAGAAAGAACCCTCGTTCTACTCGGCGACCTGCAACGGAAATCCGGAGGAGCAGTTCATCGTGAAGGATCGCTGTACGACCTTCACAAGCGCTCAGCGAAGCCTGATCGTGATGCAGATTTTGATGCGGGCTCGCTTCGATGACACGGAGAAGATCAACTTTATCGGAATCCGAAGGCTGCTGAACGACGGGACGTATCTGGCGTGCTTTCCACTGCACGAAGGCCGATACGATCGAAACCACTCGACGGAAGCGGTGTTCGATCGGAGGTTACTGTACCTCGAGTGGGCTCGGCCCATCAAGTGGTACAAGAAGCAGCCGCTTTGTCTGGTGCGGAAGTACTTTGGCGATAAGATTGCGCTGTACTTTTGTTGGCTCGGCTTCTACACCAAGATGTTGTGCGCTCCGGCGGTGGTTGGATTGTTGTGTTTCCTGTACGGGCTGGCGTCCATGGACTCGAGCGATAACATTCCAAC CAAAGAAATCTGCGACAAAAACGGGCCCGGCAACATAACCCTATGTCCGCTATGTGACAAAGCCTGCAGTTACCAACAGCTCTCCGAGTCGTGCCTTTTCGCCCAGCTTACGTACCTGTTCGACAACCCATCCACCGTATTCTTCGCCATCTTCATGTCCTTCTGGGCCACGACCTTCCTCGAGATGTGGAAGCGCAAGCAATCGGTCCTCGTGTGGGAGTGGGACCTGCAGAACATCGAAAACGAGGAGGACATGCGGCCGGAGTTTGAAACCTCGGTCAAAACGTTCCGCACGAATCCGGTGACCCGGGAGAAGGAACCCTACATGCCAACGTGGGATCGCGCGATTCGCTTTGCGGCGACCTCTAGCGCGGTGCTGTTCATG ATCTCAGTCGTCCTCGGTGCCGTCCTGGGGACCATCATCTACCGGATATCGCTCGTATCTGTGATCTACAGTGGGGGTGGAAACTTTTTCCGCACACATGCCAAACTTTTTACCACAATGACTGCTGCCTTAATCAATCTTGTCATCATTATGATTCTAACACGT ATCTACCACAAGCTAGCACTGTTTCTAACCAACTTAGAGAATCCCCGAACGCAAACCGAGTACGAGGACTCGTACACGATCAAGATCTTCGTCTTTGAGTTTATGAACTTTTACAGCTCGCTCATTTACATTGCGTTCTTCAAGGGGCGCTTCTACG ACTACCCCGGCGATGACGTGGCGAGGAAGAGCGAGTTCTTCCGGCTGAAGGGTGACATCTGTGACCCGGCGGGTTGTCTCAGTGAGCTCTGTATCCAGCTGGCGATCATCATGGTGGGAAAGCAGTGCTGGAACAACTTTATGGAGTACTTCTTTCC TGCATTCTACAACTGGTGGCGCCAGCGTAAGCACAAACAGCTCACCAAGGACGAATCCCATCTGCACATGGCCTGGGAGCAGGACTACCACTTGCAGGACCCCGGCCGGTTGGCGCTGTTCGACGAGTACCTTGAAATGA TCGTCCAGTACGGCTTCGTAACGCTGTTCGTGGCGGCCTTTCCGCTGGCTCCGCTCTTCGCGCTGCTGAACAACATCGCCGAAATTCGGCTGGATGCGTACAAGATGGTTACCCAGTCGCGGCGACCGCTGGCCGAGCGGGTTGAAGACATTGGCGCCTGGTACGGGATCCTGAAGATCATCACCTATACCGCGGTGGTTTCAAAT GCCTTTGTAATCGCTTACACAAGCGACTTCATTCCTCGGATGGTGTACAAGTACGTCTACTCGCCACATTTCACGCTGCACGGATATATTGAACACTCGTTGTCAG TTTTCAACACGTCCGACTACAAGGAGGAATGGGGAACGAAGGGCGAAAATGACCCGGACACCTGTCTGTACCGGGGCTACCGGAACGGGCCAACCGACAACGAGCAGTACGGGCTGAGTCCACACTACTGGCACGTGTTTGCCGCCCGGCTCGCGTTCGTGGTGATCTTCGAGCACATTGTGTTCGTGCTGACCGGCATCATGCAGTTCATCATCCCGGACATTCCGGTCGAGGTGAAGACGCAAATCCAGCGCGAACAGATGCTCGCCAAGGAGGCCAAGTACCAGCACGGGCTGAAAAAGTCCCGCGACACGGACTACGAGGAGATTCTGCACGTGCTGCGCGAGCAGAGCAACAACAGTCGGCAAG GAGTTCGCGGAAGCTGGGCCCGGCGCCTAAGCCGCATGAGTGACGGACTGGACGCGCACGTGGAGATATCGAACCGGCCTCGACAATCGCTCGAATCTACCGTTTGGGAAGTCACATAG
- the LOC6040081 gene encoding anoctamin-4 isoform X2, translating to MSDADQAGSNSSSASKSMPSDSVVVVKVSPAKEPGGGESAQTTSTTVSPEGPPGDPDPTTNPTQPRNGSLPEALLYQSSLNVILPNFIEQEQRFSGRQQYLTPPRAIQSSPLTKIRRYSQDSYALPGRFLNRSNEEISQHNEPNQLLMRHSTDNLRGINSIPLKGGSTATPVTSRVTVSMNGGLGNQLNFAGTNANANINKFNVTRTNSTTNTGELDTYGTVSTAPSTHQLHDSTQHVADGNGYHGGSPTEDSAIDTGSSSRHPAVDSSEKTLSTLDDIMESPLLKTPVEKWLEAQDRALDQMKINEEQNRSKIFGPKISNTENIPGTPMDTSDIASEINKSFNSSTMSIMNDRRRSSTKLLTGSSPVRTILREENRNSLGGVGGAVTGSLRSKKRKGSEQSGDGNRRPSKQDKEGLDPESLMFRDGRRKIDMILCYEESDDGVMTEEEALKRHQRKVFQENLVKEGLEIELEHKSQAFDEKTYFVKVHIPWRTESRYAEVMNLKLPVKRFITISVKEEESTLRKHQNKWLSYWNKMMSMMDYNYSRIEKEPSFYSATCNGNPEEQFIVKDRCTTFTSAQRSLIVMQILMRARFDDTEKINFIGIRRLLNDGTYLACFPLHEGRYDRNHSTEAVFDRRLLYLEWARPIKWYKKQPLCLVRKYFGDKIALYFCWLGFYTKMLCAPAVVGLLCFLYGLASMDSSDNIPTKEICDKNGPGNITLCPLCDKACSYQQLSESCLFAQLTYLFDNPSTVFFAIFMSFWATTFLEMWKRKQSVLVWEWDLQNIENEEDMRPEFETSVKTFRTNPVTREKEPYMPTWDRAIRFAATSSAVLFMISVVLGAVLGTIIYRISLVSVIYSGGGNFFRTHAKLFTTMTAALINLVIIMILTRIYHKLALFLTNLENPRTQTEYEDSYTIKIFVFEFMNFYSSLIYIAFFKGRFYDYPGDDVARKSEFFRLKGDICDPAGCLSELCIQLAIIMVGKQCWNNFMEYFFPAFYNWWRQRKHKQLTKDESHLHMAWEQDYHLQDPGRLALFDEYLEMIVQYGFVTLFVAAFPLAPLFALLNNIAEIRLDAYKMVTQSRRPLAERVEDIGAWYGILKIITYTAVVSNAFVIAYTSDFIPRMVYKYVYSPHFTLHGYIEHSLSVFNTSDYKEEWGTKGENDPDTCLYRGYRNGPTDNEQYGLSPHYWHVFAARLAFVVIFEHIVFVLTGIMQFIIPDIPVEVKTQIQREQMLAKEAKYQHGLKKSRDTDYEEILHVLREQSNNSRQGVRGSWARRLSRMSDGLDAHVEISNRPRQSLESTVWEVT from the exons ATGAGTGACGCCGACCAGGCCGGAAGCAACAGTAGTAGTGCTAGTAAATCCATGCCGAGCGATAGCGTAGTCGTAGTGAAAGTTAGCCCCGCCAAGGAACCCGGAGGCGGAGAAAGTGCACAAACCACCAGCACCACCGTATCGCCCGAAGGACCTCCCGGTGACCCGGATCCAACAACCAACCCGACCCAACCCCGCAACGGAAGTCTGCCGGAAGCGTTGCTGTACCAGAGTTCGCTGAACGTGATACTGCCAAACTTTATCGAGCAGGAGCAACGGTTCAGCGGGAGGCAGCAGTATCTGACGCCACCGAGGGCGATTCAGTCGAGTCCGCTGACCAAGATCCGACGGTATAGTCAGGATTCGTACGCGCTGCCGGGGCGTTTTCTGAATCGGAGCAATGAGGAG ATAAGTCAACATAACGAACCGAATCAATTATTAATGCGACACAGCACGGACAACCTGCGAGGTATTAATAGTATCCCCCTGAAGGGTGGTTCCACCGCCACCCCCGTGACCTCCCGAGTGACTGTTAGCATGAATGGTGGGCTGGGCAACCAGCTGAACTTTGCCGGTACCAACGCCAACGCCAACATCAACAAATTCAACGTCACCAGGACGAACAGCACCACCAACACAGGTGAGCTGGACACGTATGGGACGGTGTCTACGGCCCCGTCCACCCATCAGTTGCACGATAGCACGCAGCACGTGGCCGACGGCAACGGTTACCATGGTGGCAGTCCAACCGAGGACTCGGCAATCGACACCGGTTCATCGTCCCGCCATCCGGCGGTAGATTCGAGCGAGAAGACGCTGTCCACGTTGGACGATATTATGGAAAGTCCGCTGCTCAAAACCCCCGTCGAGAAGTGGCTTGAAGCGCAGGACCGCGCGCTGGACCAAATGAAGATCAACGAGGAGCAGAACCGAAG CAAGATATTCGGCCCCAAGATCAGCAACACCGAGAACATCCCGGGAACGCCGATGGACACGTCGGACATTGCGTCCGAGATCAACAAAAGTTTCAACTCCAGTACGATGAGCATCATGAACGACCGGCGCCGCTCGTCGACGAAACTGCTCACCGGAAGTTCACCAGTGAGGACGATTCTGCGTGAGGAAAATCGGAACAGTTTAGGTGGCGTCGGGGGAGCCGTTACGGGAAGTTTGCGCAGTAAGAAGCGGAAGGGTTCCGAACAGTCTGGCGATGGGAACCGCAGACCGAGCAAGCAGGACAAGGAG GGTCTCGATCCAGAATCGCTAATGTTCCGCGACGGCCGTCGCAAGATCGACATGATCCTCTGTTACGAGGAGTCTGATGACGGCGTTATGACGGAGGAGGAAGCGTTGAAGAGACACCAACGTAAGGTGTTTCAAGAGAACCTGGTGAAGGAGGGTTTGGAGATTGAGTTAGAGCACAAATCGCAGGCGTTCGATGAGAAGACGTACTTTGTTAAGGTACACATCCCGTGGCGAACGGAGTCACGCTACGCCGAGGTGATGAATCTCAAGCTGCCTGTGAAGCGATTCATCACAATCAGTGTGAAG GAAGAAGAATCAACTCTGCGGAAGCATCAGAACAAGTGGCTCAGCTACTGGAATAAGATGATGTCGATGATGGACTACAATTACAGTCGTATCGAGAAAGAACCCTCGTTCTACTCGGCGACCTGCAACGGAAATCCGGAGGAGCAGTTCATCGTGAAGGATCGCTGTACGACCTTCACAAGCGCTCAGCGAAGCCTGATCGTGATGCAGATTTTGATGCGGGCTCGCTTCGATGACACGGAGAAGATCAACTTTATCGGAATCCGAAGGCTGCTGAACGACGGGACGTATCTGGCGTGCTTTCCACTGCACGAAGGCCGATACGATCGAAACCACTCGACGGAAGCGGTGTTCGATCGGAGGTTACTGTACCTCGAGTGGGCTCGGCCCATCAAGTGGTACAAGAAGCAGCCGCTTTGTCTGGTGCGGAAGTACTTTGGCGATAAGATTGCGCTGTACTTTTGTTGGCTCGGCTTCTACACCAAGATGTTGTGCGCTCCGGCGGTGGTTGGATTGTTGTGTTTCCTGTACGGGCTGGCGTCCATGGACTCGAGCGATAACATTCCAAC CAAAGAAATCTGCGACAAAAACGGGCCCGGCAACATAACCCTATGTCCGCTATGTGACAAAGCCTGCAGTTACCAACAGCTCTCCGAGTCGTGCCTTTTCGCCCAGCTTACGTACCTGTTCGACAACCCATCCACCGTATTCTTCGCCATCTTCATGTCCTTCTGGGCCACGACCTTCCTCGAGATGTGGAAGCGCAAGCAATCGGTCCTCGTGTGGGAGTGGGACCTGCAGAACATCGAAAACGAGGAGGACATGCGGCCGGAGTTTGAAACCTCGGTCAAAACGTTCCGCACGAATCCGGTGACCCGGGAGAAGGAACCCTACATGCCAACGTGGGATCGCGCGATTCGCTTTGCGGCGACCTCTAGCGCGGTGCTGTTCATG ATCTCAGTCGTCCTCGGTGCCGTCCTGGGGACCATCATCTACCGGATATCGCTCGTATCTGTGATCTACAGTGGGGGTGGAAACTTTTTCCGCACACATGCCAAACTTTTTACCACAATGACTGCTGCCTTAATCAATCTTGTCATCATTATGATTCTAACACGT ATCTACCACAAGCTAGCACTGTTTCTAACCAACTTAGAGAATCCCCGAACGCAAACCGAGTACGAGGACTCGTACACGATCAAGATCTTCGTCTTTGAGTTTATGAACTTTTACAGCTCGCTCATTTACATTGCGTTCTTCAAGGGGCGCTTCTACG ACTACCCCGGCGATGACGTGGCGAGGAAGAGCGAGTTCTTCCGGCTGAAGGGTGACATCTGTGACCCGGCGGGTTGTCTCAGTGAGCTCTGTATCCAGCTGGCGATCATCATGGTGGGAAAGCAGTGCTGGAACAACTTTATGGAGTACTTCTTTCC TGCATTCTACAACTGGTGGCGCCAGCGTAAGCACAAACAGCTCACCAAGGACGAATCCCATCTGCACATGGCCTGGGAGCAGGACTACCACTTGCAGGACCCCGGCCGGTTGGCGCTGTTCGACGAGTACCTTGAAATGA TCGTCCAGTACGGCTTCGTAACGCTGTTCGTGGCGGCCTTTCCGCTGGCTCCGCTCTTCGCGCTGCTGAACAACATCGCCGAAATTCGGCTGGATGCGTACAAGATGGTTACCCAGTCGCGGCGACCGCTGGCCGAGCGGGTTGAAGACATTGGCGCCTGGTACGGGATCCTGAAGATCATCACCTATACCGCGGTGGTTTCAAAT GCCTTTGTAATCGCTTACACAAGCGACTTCATTCCTCGGATGGTGTACAAGTACGTCTACTCGCCACATTTCACGCTGCACGGATATATTGAACACTCGTTGTCAG TTTTCAACACGTCCGACTACAAGGAGGAATGGGGAACGAAGGGCGAAAATGACCCGGACACCTGTCTGTACCGGGGCTACCGGAACGGGCCAACCGACAACGAGCAGTACGGGCTGAGTCCACACTACTGGCACGTGTTTGCCGCCCGGCTCGCGTTCGTGGTGATCTTCGAGCACATTGTGTTCGTGCTGACCGGCATCATGCAGTTCATCATCCCGGACATTCCGGTCGAGGTGAAGACGCAAATCCAGCGCGAACAGATGCTCGCCAAGGAGGCCAAGTACCAGCACGGGCTGAAAAAGTCCCGCGACACGGACTACGAGGAGATTCTGCACGTGCTGCGCGAGCAGAGCAACAACAGTCGGCAAG GAGTTCGCGGAAGCTGGGCCCGGCGCCTAAGCCGCATGAGTGACGGACTGGACGCGCACGTGGAGATATCGAACCGGCCTCGACAATCGCTCGAATCTACCGTTTGGGAAGTCACATAG